One window of the Salminus brasiliensis chromosome 1, fSalBra1.hap2, whole genome shotgun sequence genome contains the following:
- the gja2 gene encoding gap junction protein, alpha 2 has protein sequence MGDWSSLGKLLEKAQEHSTVVGKVWLTVLFIFRILVLGSAAEKVWGDEQSGFTCDTKQPGCQNVCYDKTFPISHIRFWVMQIIFVSLPTLIYLGHILHLVRMEEKKKKELEIGMSSEKQALLPSGKVRKAPVIDERGRIHLQGALLRTYVLNIIFKTLLEVGFLVAQYFLYGFQLKPMYTCSSWPCPNTVNCYISRPTEKTIFILFMLAVACLSLLLNMVEMYHLGFTKCRQGLRYRRAQCIANSKATSEDAEVPFVANFPYFPSHPPEHQYRIPDMDATLPAYKQNRQNLAVERGSGKPPGMETKIDTTSIDATPDAVAMESTRVKKTSSSAPGSPYNQRRPSYASRYSNNKTRLDDLKI, from the coding sequence ATGGGAGACTGGAGTTCTCTGGGTAAACTGCTGGAGAAAGCTCAGGAGCACTCCACGGTTGTTGGAAAAGTATGGCTGACTGTGCTCTTCATCTTCCGCATTCTGGTGCTAGGGTCAGCAGCCGAGAAGGTCTGGGGTGATGAACAGTCAGGTTTTACCTGTGATACGAAGCAGCCCGGTTGTCAGAACGTCTGCTACGACAAAACCTTCCCCATCTCTCATATCCGCTTCTGGGTCATGCAGATCATCTTTGTCTCCCTGCCTACACTTATCTACCTAGGTCACATTCTGCATCTGGTTAggatggaggagaagaagaaaaaggaattGGAAATTGGAATGAGCTCAGAGAAGCAGGCGCTGCTGCCCTCCGGGAAAGTCCGGAAAGCTCCGGTCATTGATGAACGAGGGAGGATCCATCTGCAAGGGGCGCTGCTGCGCACCTACGTGCTGAACATCATCTTCAAGACACTGTTGGAGGTGGGGTTCCTGGTGGCGCAGTACTTCCTGTACGGATTCCAGCTAAAGCCCATGTACACCTGCAGCAGTTGGCCATGTCCAAACACAGTAAACTGCTACATCTCTCGGCCCACAGAGAAAACCATCTTTATCTTGTTCATGCTGGCTGTGGCCTGCTTGTCGCTGTTGCTGAACATGGTGGAGATGTACCACTTGGGCTTCACCAAGTGTAGGCAGGGGCTGCGGTACCGCCGTGCGCAGTGCATCGCCAACTCTAAAGCCACCAGCGAAGATGCTGAGGTGCCATTCGTGGCCAATTTCCCCTACTTCCCATCCCATCCACCTGAGCACCAGTACCGAATCCCCGACATGGACGCCACACTACCCGCCTACAAACAGAACCGCCAGAACCTCGCCGTAGAGCGTGGCAGTGGCAAGCCGCCTGGCATGGAAACCAAGATAGACACCACCAGCATAGATGCCACACCAGATGCTGTTGCCATGGAGTCCACCAGAGTGAAGAAGACCTCAAGCTCTGCCCCTGGATCCCCTTACAACCAACGCAGGCCCAGCTATGCCAGTCGCTATAGCAACAACAAGACCAGGCTGGATGACCTGAAGATATAA